The sequence CGGGGCGCGCGAGGACCTGCTCTTCGGGGCGGACGTGTTCGTGGAGGGCGACAAGGAGGGTGACAAGTCCGTGGCCGTGCTGGCCGACCGGCTCGTCTCGACCCCGCACCTGGGGGCCAACACCTCCGAGGCCAACCGACGGGCCGCGGTATCGGCGGCCGAGGAGCTGCGCGATTTCCTGGTCAAGCGCATGGTGTGTTTCCCGGTCAACAACCTGGCCATCCCGCCCGACCTGAACCCGCGTTTCCTCGAGCTGACCCGCCTGATCGGCGAGATCGCCCACTACAACATCGGCGGCTACCAGCCGCAGGAAGTTCGGATCACCTGCTACGGACGGCTGAACAAGCATATCGACGTGCTGACCAAATACCTGCTCAAGGGCTTGATGGACATCTACCATCAGGAGGTGGTCTCTCCGGCCGAGGCCATCAAGCGCGCCGAGGAGAGCGGCATCCTGGTGGTCAAGCGCGTGCCGGACGACAGCAAGGGCTACGGCGAGTCGATCACCATCGACATCCTGTCCAAGAAACAGGAGTACCTCGAAACCTCGATCCGTGGCACGATCACCCCGGAGAGCGAGCTGAAGATCAACCGGATCGACTCGTTCGTCAACCTGGATCTGATCCCCAGCGGGCACATGCTGTTCACCTACCAGAAGGACCGTATCGGCCTGATCAACGACATCAGCCTGGCCCTGTCCAGCGCCGGGCTGAATATCCTGAACATCCGTTTCACCACCGACCGGGAGGGTCGTTCCATCGCGGTGCTTCAGACCGACACTTCGCTCAACCGCGAGGTTTTCGAGGGAATCAAGGCGAAGATATCGCCTTACAAGAGTTTCATGATGGCAGTCTGAGAAGTTTTTCGACCTGGGACTACCTCGGGTGATACATTCGGGCGGCGGCGGAGGTTAAACCGGGGAGGCCCGGGGTGTGGTGGCTCAGTGGCCGCACCCTTAACGTGAATCGATCCTCGAGAAGAGATACCTGCAATGAGCAAGGACAGAAAATTGCATCCAGATAAATCGGTTGGTGCGCCAGCGGGCGGCGAGCAGCAGGGCGGCGGCGCAGGCGGAGGCCGTTCCGGCCGCCGCAGACGGCGCTCGCAGAGAAACCGCAAACACAACAGCGGCGAGCAGATGGCGGCCCAGGCGCAGCAGGGCCAGCCCGGCAACCACAACCAGCCGGCCCAGGGCAAGCCGAACGGCGGCCACCCGCAACCGCAGCCGCAGCAGAACCGTCAGGGCGGCGGTGGGGGCCGGCAGCCCGAGAACGGCGGCGGGGGCCGTCAGCACCAGCACTCTCCCCAGGCGCAGCGCGAGCGCGAGGAGCGCCGGGTTGAGGAGGAATCCCAGGCCGGCCGCCACTCCAAGGCCAACATGATTGTCCTGGTGGACAGCGACCCGGCCTACGTGGAGATGGAGTCCCTGGCAGTGGTCAACTATGTCTCCGGCTTCAACCCGATGGGCTTCACCGCCCTGGACAAGGCCCTGAGCTACGTGACCAGCCCGCGCAACGAGGGCCGTATCCGCATGGTGCTGCTCAGCCTGGAGACCGAGGCCCAGAGCGGCGCCTCGGTGGACGACCTTCTGACTGCGATGCACAATCACGGCGAGATACCGCTGGTGGCGGTGAGCGAGCAGAACTGCGCCGAGAGAGTGAGCCACGTGCTCGACCTCGGGGCGGTGGGCCTGCTGACCAAGGCTTTCACCATGGACGTGTTCGTGCGGTTCATCAAGGACGTGCTGCGCAAGGGGCATGTCACCGGCTGGCAGTGCTCGCAGTGTGGCAAGCTGGTGCCCATGGATCAGGTGGACATGCTGAACATGCGTCCGATCCGTTGCGCGCACCGCGACTGTGTCTGCTCGGAGATTCAGGAGGTCACTTTCGGACGGCCCGCGGTGGCCGCGCGGGTCAAGGTGGGCTGAGAGGGAGAAGAGCCTGCCTCGTAATCCAAAAGACCGGATGTGGGTGCACGGCATGCCGTGCCCGATTCAGGAGATTAAATCCCCCTCGCTCCCCCTGCTTTGAAAAAGGGGGAGGTTTGGCCGGCTCTCTGGGCTTATCGTCTGACAGGATCGCGACGGGGAAGAAACGGTCCGAAAATAGCGTAGGGGCGGGTTTCAAACCCGCCCCTATATGTTTTTGGGGACTTAGAACCGCGCCGACTTGCCCGCCATCACACATTCGGCGATGCGGATCGACTGCAGGCACTCGGCCAGCGAGGGCGAGGGTGTCGCTCCCTTGAGCAGGCAGTCGATGAAATGCTGGCTCTCGCCCAGGAAACCGGTCACCTCGGCCGGGTCGCCGGGAGGGAACACTCGGCTGTCCTGCACGAAATGCCGGTCCCGTCCGTTGTAGTGTAGGAGGCGTCCCGGGTAGTCCACGGTCCAGTCCAGGGGGCATTCCAGGATCGTGGTGGCCCCGTGGGCGTGAACTGTGTAGCGCTCCAGGGCCAGGCCGGCCTCGGGCAGGACAGTCAGCCGTCCGTGCGCCCCGGAACGGTAGCTGTAATCGACGAAATAGGAGGGCCGCACATTGCCGGCCAGCTCCAGCTTGCGCACCTCCACGGCCGAGACATCGCCACCCAGGAAACGCAGGGTGTCGATGGCGTGCACGGCGGTGCTGTAGCCGAAATCGGCATCCGTGCGCCCGCAGCGCAGCATCTGGCCCTCGACGGCGTGCAGCGCCGGGGCGCCCGGGGCGCTGATTATTTCCTTGAGCCGCTGCACAAGGGGGATGAACCTGCGGTTAAGCGCCACCACATGAGTCAGTTTCTTTTTCTCAACCGCCTCGATCAGGCGTTCGACATCCGCGCTGCCGAGCCCCGGGGGCTTCTCCAGCAGCAGCGGTATCTCGCGGTCGATGAACTTGAGCGCGACCTCCGGGATCACCGCCGGCGGCACCAGGACCCAGACAGCGTCCAGCTTCTCTTTCTTCAGCATTTCATCCGGGCTGTCGTACCAGGCGGCGAACCCGAAACGCGCGGCCGCGGTCTCGGCCCTGACGGCCGAGGTGTCGCAGATCGCGGCCAACTCCAGGCCCGGGTATTTCTGGGTCAGGCGCTTGAGCGCGGGGCAGTGGTAGCCCTCGCTGATATAGCCCGCACCCACTACGGCTGCTCGTATCCGATCCAATGTGTCTCCCCTCAGTGCGGTTTCAGGCCGCGGCAGGCTGCTCAGCGTTGGTTGCAGCGCACGAAATAGACAATCGAGCGGTCGTAGGTCCGCTCCTGGGCCGCGCTGAAATAGCAGGCCGGCAGCTCATCGTTGCGGCGGTGGTAGGCGATGCACTCGCAGCATTTGCCCTTGCGGCTGCATGGCTCGTAGGTGCAGTTGCAGTCTTTCAGGTTGGAGCTGAGATTTTTACAGTCCACGGTCGGCTCCTTGCAGGATTGCGGTATAAGTTCGGATGCAAATCTAATTCCTGCCCCGGCAGGGCGCAAGGCCGCTGCCCCGGGTGCGCCGCAGGCCTTTGTTGCGCCGACGCCGCGGGAGTGGTAAATTCGCCCGGTGACAGATGCGATCCACGCCTGAATTTCCTTCCCGCTACGCTCCATTCAGCCCGCTGGAGGCATTTTGCAACAGAACCTCCGTCTCGGCGACTGGGCCATGATCCTGGTCTACAGCCTGTTGATGCTGGCCATCGGCATCTACTGCATCCGTTTCAGCCGCAAGGGGATCAACTATTTCGCCGGGGGGCGGCGCATTCCCTGGTGGCTCTCCGGGGTGAGCGCCTGGATGAGCGCGTTCAGCGCCTACGTGTTCGTGGGCCTGGCCTCGCAGGTCTACCGCCTGGGAGTGGCCCCGCTGGTGCACGTTCTCTACGGCATGTCGTTCGCCTGGTTTGTCGGGATGTTTCTCTGGGCCGAGCGCTGGCGCAAGACCGGCGTGATCACCGTGCCCGAGTTCATGGAGACACGTTTCAGCCTGAGCACGCGCCAGGTGTTCGCCTGGTCGGTCACCCCGTTCCGCATCGGGGATGACGGGGTCAAGTGCTACGCCACGGCCAAGATACTGGGTTTCGTGTTCGGAGTGCCGCTCTGGGCCAGCATCCTGGGCCTGAGCCTGCTCACGGTGGGCTACACGATGCTCGGGGGCCTCTGGGCGGTGATGATCACCGACCTGGTCCAGTTCATCATCCTGGCCCTGGTGCTGCTGGTGGTGCTGCCGGTGGGGCTGGCGAAAGTGGGGGGGCTGAGCGGCCTGGCCGCCGGGGCGCCGGAGGGGTTTTTCAAGATATTCCACCCGTTCGACAGCTACAACGGCGATTTCACGATCTGGTTTTTCGTGGCCATGTGGGTGATGACTCCGCTGCTGTACAACGGCAGTTTCTCGCTGGTCCAGCGCTACACCACCGTGCCCACGCCGAGGGATGCCCGCCGCAGCGCGAAGCTCTCGATGTGGCTGGGGATACTGTTTTTCCCGCTGGTGATCGGGCCGCCGCTCATAAGCCGGGTGCTGTACGGGGATGCCCTGATGGCCGGGACCTCGCTGATGGAGACGAGCTACATCAAGCTCTGCGTCGACCTGTTGCCGGTGGGCATGATCGGCCTGGTGGCGGTGGCCCTGATGGCGGCGACCATGAGCTCGCTGGCCGGGGACTACAACATCTACGGCGCCGTGCTGACCAGCGACCTCTACCACCGTCTGCTCAACCGCAAGGCCAGCGCCACCCGCCTGGCCGTGGTGGGCAAGATTAACACCCTTCTGGTGGGAGGCCTGGCCCTGCTCGTGGCGGCCAGCGTGGAGCGCCTGGGCGGGGCTTTCGGTGTGATGATGACGATCCTGGGGATGATCGGCGGGCCCACCACGATCCCGATCCTGCTGGGGATCTGGATACGCCGTCCGGGCCCCGGGGCGGCGATCACCTCCTGCCTGAGCGGCTTGGCTTTCGGCGCACTCGCCAAGTATGGCCTGGGCTGGTCCTACGCTCCCTTTGTCCTGGGCAACGTGGCCGTGACCGCGGGGGTGTTCCTGCTCGTGGGTTGGTTCCGTCCCGCACGGGGGGCGGTCAAGGCGCGGGTGGATGACCTTTTCGACCGCGTGCTGCGCGGCGGGGGCGAAAGTGGAGCAGCGTTCGGCGATGAGGGAGGCGGCACGGCCACAGCGGCGCAGTCGCCGGAGGACTCGGCGGCGCCTTCGCCGTTTCGGGTCGTGGGCTGGATACTGGGCGCCATCGGCGCGGCTCTGGCCCTGGTCGGACTGCTCAGCGGAAGCGCTCGCGCGGCTCTGGTGGATGCCCTGTCGGCGCTGGCCCTGGTGCTGTTGGGCTGGTTCCTGGTGCGGCGCAGCCGCAGTCTCGTGAAAAGCGCCTGACACCGTATCCATATTCAGAATAGACAAAAAATATCAGCGGAATAAGGAAATCCCCTCGATCCCATTAATGTCCGGCTTAGGAACTTGCATCCCGGAATCGACAGGCAACTACTGTCTTGTCCTTTTCCGGCTTGTGGAAAAGGACCAAAAGACGCTTCGGGGCCGTAAACTCGCATTGGCCTCGGCTTTTCTTCCTCCCGCGGTGTGCGCGGCGCCTCTCTGCACGCTGCCAGTGTTGCGGGGCGACGCTGACGCTGATTGCCCGCCTGACTCCGCTTCATCTGCCTCCGCTGTGCACGGGGGAGTGTACTCCGCTTCTCGTGCGGGGCTCGGACAGTACGGCCCCGGACGGCCCTGCGGGCCGCTGGGAACAAGGCCCGGAAACAGAAGCTATTCACGAAGGCAGTCAAGCCGCCGCAGACCTGGATAGGCGCTGTGCCGTAAACATCCGCATTTCCGCTTAGGGGCGCGGCATGCCGTGCCCGCCTATCTTTTTTACGCCCTTCCCTGCAACTTCCTAACAAAGCTGCCCTGGCACCCCTTTGAGAAAGGGGGGGAAAGCGGGGGGATTGGCTCTTAATGTGCACCTTCCCTCATTTGGGAACAGCGTCAATCCGTAATCTGAAAATGGTATGAGAGGGAAAACGAAGAGCGGTCCCGGATGCGTGAATGGTTCTCCGGTCAGGGCGCAGCTTTGGGTGGATGAGGTGTGTTCGGACAGGTTGGCGGGCGGGTCTATTTCTGAACCAGTTTTTCCTTGATTCGCACCAGTTCCTTGTTGTACTCCAACTCGCTCTCGGCCTGGGCGATCTGGTTCTGCAGGGCGACAATCTGCTTGTCGCTTTCCAGGGTGGCCAGCTCCAGCTTCTTGACCGATTCCTGCAATTCGGTGGCCCGGGCGTTGATCTCGGCGTGCTTGTCCTCGGCCAGCTTGAGACGGTTGTTCAGCAGGTTGCGCTCGCCCTCAGGCACCGCCCCCTCGTCCAGGGTGTGGCGGATCTTGTCGCGCTCTTCCTCCACATTCTTGAGTTGCTTGGCGATCTGGACCAGTTCCTCGCGCTTGGTGTTGAAATAGTGCTTGTTGTCGTTGAGCAGGTTCTCCGCGTCGTACGTTTTCTTGCGCAGGGAGTTGAGCTGCTCGCGCGAGGATTCCAGCCGCCGCTGGGCGGTGAGGTATTCCATCTCCCGTCGCTTGCACTCCTCCTCGCGTTTGCGCTGGAACACGATCAGCAGGAAAAGCAGGATACAGATACCGAGAACAACCGCGACCGAATAGTAATAGACCATTTTCCGAGACCCGGTTGTGTTGCGCTGCCTTGGGGACGAAAGAAGCGGGAGTGACGGGATGCAAAAATCAAACTGCGGAATAATACTGTAAACAATACACAAATGTCAAATCAAAACAACAAACTCCCGGCGCCGCAACCTGCACCGGCTCGGGCGGGACCGCTCCGTCCGACCGCGGTCCCGGGTGGGGCTGCTGCGCTGTGGCCAGGAATTGATCGAGAGAAGGGGCCCGATCCGTCAGAGGACGAAATCGCTGAAGAATTCCTTCTCGTTGAAAGTCGCCGTGATATCATCGTCGATCAGAACCATGATCTTGCCCTGCTTGCGTTCCAGAACCGTGACGATGCCGAACTTGGTGTCGAGCTTGTCGAACTTTTTGATCTCCCTGGCCACTGACTTCATGCGCGCCATTATAACCTCCGTGTCAGGCGATTGTTAAGAGGGATTGGTGAATGCCTGCCCGGAGTTAGGCAAGTTGCGTACCAGAAACTGGACAAAGGGTGTTGTCTTGTAAGTGATTGTAAATAATGGTGTTGATGAATGGTGGGGCCGGCAGGTGGAAGAAGTGGCCCGGCTCCGGCGAGGTCAGTTTTTCCGGTCAGTCATTTCTTTCCCAGCAGCACCAGGTCGGCGGAGCGGGCGATCAGCTCGAGGCCGGGAAGGCTGTCCTGCAGCTCGGCCAGGTAGCGGCTGCGGGTGAGCACGGTCAGCGGACGGGCCAGGCTGTCCAGCCGGGCGCACTGGCCCGGCTCCACGAAAGTGACAGTCTGGCCGGAATAGTAGACCAGCGCGGTCTTCCGGTAGCGGTAGGCGGCCAGGTTCACCTCGGCCGGCCCGCTGTACTGGCGGGCGCACTCGATCAGCTCCACCTGCGGCTGCTGGCGCAGCGCCGAGACCGCGGGCAGCGCGGCCAGAGCGAGAAACAGGGCCAGGGATATCTGCCCCAGCGCCTGCCCGAACAGGGCCGCAACCGGCTTGCGGCGCAGCACGAACAGCAGCGCCAGGAGCGACCCGGCGGCAAAGACCGCGGCCGCGGGCATGGGCAGCCAGGACGGCACCGACCCGCCCAGCGAGCCGGCGCGTACGATGAGGAACACCCCCGCGCCTGCGCTCAGAATAGCCCCGATCCAGGCCGGGGCTTTGAGCGCCGCCCCCATCCTTCCTTTGACGTAAAGAGCCTGCCAGTAGGCGGCCAACAGCAACATCAGCGGTGGAAAGGCCGGGGTGATGTAGGTGGGCAGCTTGGCCCGCGCCACGCTGAAAAATAGCACCACCCCCAGGCACCAGACCAGCGGGAACAGCATGGGCTGGGCGGTCCGCTCCGCGCGGGTGCTGCGCAGGAACTGCCTTATCGGGGAGGCTATCGCCTGCAGGCTGAAAAAGCTCCAGGGCCAGGCCCCGGCCACCAGCAGGGGCAGGTAGTACCAGAACGGCTCCACGTGCTGACCGCCGGGGGCCACCTCGCCGGCGAAACGCTGGATGTTGTGCCGGATTATGAACACGCGGAAGAATTCCCAGTCGCTGCGCAGGTTCACCAGCAGGTACCAGGGCAGGCAGACCGCCAGGAAAAGGAGGGTCCCACTGATCCAGGGCACGCTTTTCAGCCCCTGCCGCAGCCGTCCGGCGGCCAGCCAGTACACCCCGACTATCGCCGCCGGCAGGACCAGCCCCACCGGGCCCTTGGTCAGCACGGCCAGGCCGCAGGCCAGGAACGCGCCCAGCCAG comes from bacterium and encodes:
- a CDS encoding glycosyltransferase family 39 protein, with translation MTRFERLTALLVRNRYSALTVLCALLYLPNLGGYRLFDVDEPRYAATAQRMVQSGDWCVPYFNGEYRFEKPVLTYWLIGGAIVLLGDGEAAARFPAAACATGTVLLTCLLGTRLLAPGAGLAAGMALALSLQFLALGRMALTDMPLTFFFSACLALFLLADREPDRKRARLHWLGAFLACGLAVLTKGPVGLVLPAAIVGVYWLAAGRLRQGLKSVPWISGTLLFLAVCLPWYLLVNLRSDWEFFRVFIIRHNIQRFAGEVAPGGQHVEPFWYYLPLLVAGAWPWSFFSLQAIASPIRQFLRSTRAERTAQPMLFPLVWCLGVVLFFSVARAKLPTYITPAFPPLMLLLAAYWQALYVKGRMGAALKAPAWIGAILSAGAGVFLIVRAGSLGGSVPSWLPMPAAAVFAAGSLLALLFVLRRKPVAALFGQALGQISLALFLALAALPAVSALRQQPQVELIECARQYSGPAEVNLAAYRYRKTALVYYSGQTVTFVEPGQCARLDSLARPLTVLTRSRYLAELQDSLPGLELIARSADLVLLGKK
- a CDS encoding DUF6485 family protein — translated: MDCKNLSSNLKDCNCTYEPCSRKGKCCECIAYHRRNDELPACYFSAAQERTYDRSIVYFVRCNQR
- a CDS encoding NAD(P)-binding domain-containing protein, which gives rise to MRVLIATKLDEVARRILEEAGIEVVVKAGLDEPGLCEAVKGCQGLIVRSEKVTRTVLDAADQMQAVVRAGSGVNTIDVAYATTRNIQVMNTPGANSNSVAELVFAFMLAGSRCLARADRSVKEGRWEKSGLMGRELVGKTIGIVGLGNIGTLVSRKAKGFEMNVIGFDPVVSEEKARDIGVSIKSLEEVFAESDFITLHVPLNDKTRGMIGGQLLGSMKKGAMLINSARAEVVDQAALLEVFGAREDLLFGADVFVEGDKEGDKSVAVLADRLVSTPHLGANTSEANRRAAVSAAEELRDFLVKRMVCFPVNNLAIPPDLNPRFLELTRLIGEIAHYNIGGYQPQEVRITCYGRLNKHIDVLTKYLLKGLMDIYHQEVVSPAEAIKRAEESGILVVKRVPDDSKGYGESITIDILSKKQEYLETSIRGTITPESELKINRIDSFVNLDLIPSGHMLFTYQKDRIGLINDISLALSSAGLNILNIRFTTDREGRSIAVLQTDTSLNREVFEGIKAKISPYKSFMMAV
- a CDS encoding Gfo/Idh/MocA family oxidoreductase translates to MDRIRAAVVGAGYISEGYHCPALKRLTQKYPGLELAAICDTSAVRAETAAARFGFAAWYDSPDEMLKKEKLDAVWVLVPPAVIPEVALKFIDREIPLLLEKPPGLGSADVERLIEAVEKKKLTHVVALNRRFIPLVQRLKEIISAPGAPALHAVEGQMLRCGRTDADFGYSTAVHAIDTLRFLGGDVSAVEVRKLELAGNVRPSYFVDYSYRSGAHGRLTVLPEAGLALERYTVHAHGATTILECPLDWTVDYPGRLLHYNGRDRHFVQDSRVFPPGDPAEVTGFLGESQHFIDCLLKGATPSPSLAECLQSIRIAECVMAGKSARF